From Ammoniphilus sp. CFH 90114, one genomic window encodes:
- a CDS encoding DUF1259 domain-containing protein, with protein MLDFNTLCQQYGQILKAEPKVEHGVCSVEFHRDLKVTIQGRPSRGELHAEVMFESLDHEGNALNMGETVILEEEVPYFINILVRNGIIISALHNHWLYAKPNILYVHFQSVEPPLSFARKVAEAFRVLR; from the coding sequence ATGCTGGATTTCAACACACTTTGTCAACAATACGGTCAAATCCTAAAAGCTGAGCCAAAAGTGGAACATGGGGTGTGCTCGGTAGAGTTTCATCGTGATCTAAAGGTCACCATTCAAGGTCGGCCTAGTCGTGGAGAACTTCATGCGGAGGTTATGTTTGAATCATTGGATCATGAAGGAAATGCGCTGAATATGGGGGAAACCGTGATTCTTGAAGAAGAAGTCCCTTACTTTATCAACATCTTAGTTCGAAATGGGATCATTATAAGTGCCCTGCATAACCATTGGCTTTACGCCAAACCCAATATCTTATATGTTCACTTTCAATCCGTCGAACCTCCGTTATCTTTTGCACGTAAAGTGGCAGAGGCTTTTCGGGTGTTGAGGTAA